One Pelodiscus sinensis isolate JC-2024 chromosome 24, ASM4963464v1, whole genome shotgun sequence DNA segment encodes these proteins:
- the LOC102456027 gene encoding free fatty acid receptor 2-like: MCMDISIPLVLTVYIFTFVIGLPSNLLAFYTFLVKVRQKPTPVDILLLNLTISDILLLIFLPFKMVEAASGMEWHLPKFLCPLSSFIFYSTIYISSLFLMAISVERYLRVAFPIKYKLRHRPAYAIAASVFFWVVACSHCSIVYIAQYKDNSRSSSNGKFYCYDNFTNIQEKVVLPFRLELFIVLFCLPFTITVFCYINFVRILLTLPNIPAQRKHRAVGLAVATLVNFIVCFAPYNLSHVVGFVQHKSPCWRVYALLFSTLNASLDPVIFYFSSTTVQRAFIKFLASLRHKLSALTCCREVDSKGDMASEDKVEESMT, encoded by the coding sequence ATGTGCATGGACATTTCCATCCCGCTGGTTCTCACCGTCTACATCTTCACCTTCGTGATCGGCCTCCCGTCCAACCTCCTGGCCTTCTACACCTTCCTGGTAAAGGTCCGACAGAAACCCACCCCTGTCGACATCCTTCTGCTCAACCTCACCATCTCCGACATCTTGCTCCTCATCTTCCTCCCTTTCAAGATGGTGGAGGCTGCCTCTGGCATGGAGTGGCACTTGCCCAAGTTCCTCTGCCCACTCAGCAGCTTCATCTTCTacagcaccatctacatcagttCCCTCTTCCTCATGGCCATCAGCGTTGAGCGCTACTTGAGGGTGGCCTTCCCCATCAAGTACAAGCTACGGCACCGGCCAGCCTATGCCATCGCCGCCTCCGTGTTTTTTTGGGTTGTGGCCTGCAGCCACTGCAGCATCGTCTACATTGCCCAGTACAAAGACAACTCAAGGTCTTCATCCAATGGGAAGTTCTACTGCTATGACAATTTCACCAACATACAGGAGAAGGTCGTCCTCCCTTTCCGGCTGGAGCTCTTCATCGTCCTCTTCTGCCTCCCCTTCACTATCACCGTCTTCTGCTACATCAACTTTGTCCGCATCCTCCTGACCTTGCCCAACATCCCAGCCCAGAGGAAGCACCGTGCTGTGGGCCTGGCTGTGGCCACCTTGGTCAACTTCATAGTCTGCTTCGCCCCCTACAACCTGTCCCATGTCGTGGGCTTTGTGcagcacaagagcccctgctggagagTTTACGCTCTTCTCTTCAGCACCCTCAATGCCTCGTTAGACCCTGTCATCTTCTACTTCTCCTCCACCACTGTCCAGCGGGCCTTCATCAAATTCCTGGCCAGCCTGAGGCACAAACTCAGCGCCTTGACTTGCTGCAGGGAAGTGGACAGCAAGGGGGACATGGCCAGTGAGGACAAGGTTGAGGAATCAATGACATGA